The following proteins come from a genomic window of Candidatus Zixiibacteriota bacterium:
- a CDS encoding efflux RND transporter permease subunit: MNMSGLFIRRPVTTTLVMLGILIFGAMGYRSLPVSDLPTVDFPTITVTANLPGASPETMASAVATPLEKNFSTIAGLDSMSSTSTLGRTQITLQFNLSRNIDAAAQDVQSMIARSARDLPQNMPNPPSYRKVNPANLSILLLALTSETLPLWQVNEFAETILAQRISMVSGVAQVDVFGSQKYAVRIQLDPARLAARQIGIDDVVSAVQRGNVDLPVGTLDAPTRAYTLVSDAQLTNAEAYGPMVVTYRNGAPVRIRDLGRAVDSVENTRVASWFNNRRAVILGVQRQPGANVVEVVDAIKAILPGLRAQIPESVSLEVFFDRTQSIRESVHDVQLTLAGTIVLVVLVIFLFLRNASATIIPSLALPMSIVGTFAVMYLLGYSLNNLSLMALTLAVGFVVDDAIVVLENIVRHVEEGEPPYEAAVNGAKEIGFTIVSMTLSLVAAFIPVLFMTGMLGRLLREFAVTICVAILVSGFISLSLTPMLCSRYLKPEKGRGHGRLYAFLGRCLEGMNRGYEASLRWVMRHHVTTMVTSVVVLLATIHLFGLVPKGFIPSEDTGQILINTEGAQGVAFEQMVQYQQELAGIVGRDPNVESFFSSVGVGGSSLTGNTGRIFIKLKPRSERPDVCSGFWIRRCRPLSADEIIRELRPKLSRVPGVRVSLQNPPVIRVGGRLSRSLYQFTLQSPDARELYRHAALFEERLKALPELRDVASDLQLKNPQLKVVIDRDRAATMGITAQGISARQIEEAFWNAYATRQVSTINTPNNQYQVIVEIDPKFQKDPSALSMLYIRSTTGQIASAQPMIPLGSLATLQYSAGPLSVNHSGQLPSVTFSFNLREGVALGDAVDLVNRLARENLPATINTNFQGTAQEFQSSIKSLWLLLALAVFVVYLVLGILYESFIHPLTILSGLPSAGLGALIALFALGMDLSIYAFVGLIMLIGIVKKNAIMMIDFALEGQRNEGKSPAQAIYEGALVRFRPIMMTTMAAIVGAVPIAIGLGAGGEARQPLGVAVVGGLVVSQILTLYITPVVYLYLEQAQGWLVALPGWIAARLGGSRAREGKTAVAPELAVDSELRKAP; encoded by the coding sequence GTGAACATGTCGGGGCTTTTCATCCGCCGGCCGGTCACCACCACGCTGGTGATGCTCGGCATCCTCATTTTCGGGGCGATGGGCTACCGGTCGCTGCCGGTGAGCGATCTCCCGACCGTGGATTTTCCGACGATCACGGTGACCGCGAACCTGCCCGGCGCCAGCCCGGAGACGATGGCGTCGGCGGTGGCGACGCCGCTCGAAAAGAACTTCTCGACGATCGCCGGGCTCGATTCCATGAGCTCGACGAGCACTCTGGGGCGCACCCAGATCACGCTTCAGTTCAACTTGAGCCGCAACATCGACGCGGCCGCGCAGGACGTCCAGTCGATGATCGCGCGATCGGCGCGCGATCTGCCGCAGAACATGCCCAACCCCCCCTCGTATCGAAAGGTCAACCCGGCCAATCTCTCCATTCTGCTCTTGGCCCTCACGTCGGAAACGCTGCCGCTCTGGCAGGTCAACGAATTCGCGGAAACCATCCTCGCTCAGCGCATCTCGATGGTGAGCGGCGTGGCGCAGGTCGACGTCTTCGGCTCGCAGAAATACGCCGTCCGCATCCAGCTGGATCCCGCCCGGCTCGCCGCCCGCCAGATCGGCATCGACGACGTCGTGAGCGCGGTGCAGCGCGGCAACGTCGACCTGCCGGTGGGAACGCTCGATGCTCCCACCCGGGCGTATACCCTGGTGTCGGACGCGCAGCTCACCAACGCGGAGGCGTACGGCCCGATGGTCGTCACCTACCGCAACGGCGCGCCGGTCCGCATTCGCGACCTGGGCCGGGCCGTCGACAGCGTCGAAAACACCAGGGTCGCCAGCTGGTTCAACAACAGGCGCGCGGTTATTCTGGGCGTGCAGCGTCAACCGGGCGCCAACGTCGTCGAGGTCGTGGATGCCATCAAGGCGATTCTTCCGGGCCTGCGCGCGCAAATCCCGGAATCGGTGAGTCTCGAAGTCTTTTTCGACCGGACGCAGTCGATCCGCGAATCGGTGCACGACGTCCAGCTGACGCTGGCGGGAACCATCGTGCTCGTCGTCCTGGTGATTTTCCTGTTTCTCCGCAACGCCTCGGCCACGATCATCCCGAGCCTCGCCCTGCCGATGTCGATCGTGGGAACCTTCGCGGTCATGTACCTGCTCGGCTACAGCCTCAACAACCTCTCGCTGATGGCGCTCACCCTGGCGGTCGGCTTCGTCGTCGACGACGCGATCGTGGTCCTGGAGAACATCGTGCGCCACGTGGAGGAGGGAGAGCCCCCCTACGAGGCGGCGGTCAACGGCGCGAAGGAGATCGGCTTTACCATCGTTTCGATGACCCTCTCGCTGGTGGCGGCCTTCATCCCGGTGCTGTTCATGACCGGGATGCTCGGAAGGCTGCTGCGGGAGTTCGCGGTGACGATCTGCGTGGCCATCCTCGTCTCGGGGTTCATCTCGCTGAGCCTGACGCCGATGCTCTGCAGCCGCTACCTCAAGCCGGAGAAGGGACGCGGCCACGGGCGGCTCTACGCGTTCCTGGGCCGCTGCCTGGAGGGCATGAATCGCGGCTACGAGGCGAGCCTGCGCTGGGTGATGCGGCACCACGTCACCACCATGGTGACATCGGTTGTGGTGCTGCTCGCCACGATTCACCTGTTCGGGCTGGTGCCCAAAGGATTCATCCCGAGCGAGGACACCGGGCAGATCCTCATCAACACGGAGGGGGCCCAGGGGGTGGCGTTCGAGCAGATGGTTCAGTACCAGCAGGAGCTGGCGGGAATCGTCGGCCGGGACCCGAACGTCGAATCCTTCTTCTCGAGCGTCGGCGTTGGAGGGTCGTCGCTGACGGGGAACACGGGCCGCATCTTCATCAAGCTCAAGCCCAGGTCGGAAAGGCCGGACGTCTGCTCGGGTTTCTGGATCAGGCGCTGCCGGCCCCTTTCCGCGGACGAGATCATCCGGGAGCTCAGGCCGAAGCTGTCGCGCGTCCCGGGCGTCAGGGTCTCGCTGCAGAACCCGCCGGTGATCCGCGTCGGGGGACGCCTCAGCCGCAGCCTCTACCAGTTCACGCTCCAGAGCCCCGATGCCCGGGAGCTCTACCGCCACGCGGCGCTGTTCGAGGAGAGGCTCAAGGCGCTGCCGGAATTGAGGGACGTCGCAAGCGACCTTCAGCTCAAGAATCCCCAGCTGAAGGTCGTGATCGATCGGGACAGGGCCGCGACCATGGGAATCACCGCGCAGGGCATCTCCGCGCGGCAGATCGAGGAGGCGTTCTGGAACGCCTACGCCACCCGCCAGGTCTCCACGATCAACACGCCGAACAACCAGTACCAGGTGATCGTCGAGATCGATCCGAAATTTCAGAAGGATCCCTCGGCCCTCTCCATGCTGTACATCCGCTCGACCACCGGGCAGATCGCTTCCGCGCAGCCGATGATCCCGCTGGGCTCGCTCGCGACCCTGCAGTACTCCGCGGGGCCGCTGTCGGTCAACCACTCGGGCCAGCTTCCGTCGGTGACGTTCTCGTTCAACCTGAGAGAAGGCGTGGCGCTGGGCGACGCCGTCGATCTCGTGAACCGCCTGGCCCGGGAAAACCTCCCGGCCACGATCAACACGAACTTCCAGGGCACCGCGCAGGAGTTCCAGTCGTCGATCAAAAGCCTCTGGCTGCTGCTGGCGCTGGCGGTCTTCGTCGTTTATCTCGTGCTCGGCATCCTCTATGAGAGCTTCATCCACCCCCTGACGATCCTCTCCGGGCTGCCGTCCGCCGGCCTCGGCGCGCTGATCGCGCTCTTCGCGCTCGGCATGGATCTCAGCATCTACGCGTTCGTCGGCCTGATCATGCTCATCGGCATCGTCAAGAAGAACGCGATCATGATGATCGATTTCGCCCTCGAGGGGCAGCGCAACGAAGGCAAGAGCCCGGCGCAGGCCATTTACGAAGGGGCGCTCGTCCGGTTCCGCCCGATCATGATGACCACGATGGCCGCCATCGTGGGAGCGGTACCGATCGCGATCGGGTTGGGCGCCGGCGGCGAGGCGCGCCAGCCGCTGGGCGTTGCCGTCGTCGGCGGTCTCGTCGTCTCGCAGATCCTGACGCTTTACATCACGCCGGTGGTCTACCTGTACCTCGAACAGGCGCAGGGGTGGCTGGTTGCGCTTCCCGGTTGGATTGCAGCACGGCTCGGGGGCTCCCGCGCCCGGGAAGGAAAAACTGCCGTCGCGCCGGAGCTGGCGGTGGACTCTGAACTCAGGAAAGCGCCGTAA
- the bamD gene encoding outer membrane protein assembly factor BamD, which produces MIPSVMKSASIALLFATLAAGCSSISLPSVPWSKSPPPPDPTAEALFQEGNRYYNEKRYVRALDAWQKLKSEHPFSPLLTETELKIADAYYLNKQYPEATAAFKEFQSMHPLNENIPFVLYRLGQIHFDQFTSTDRDQKNTEIAKTYFEKVIADHPRSPYAAEAKLKLAKAVEYLAEHQFNVAFFYFQQEKYPAAVDRFEEIVRKYPNTPTAVKSLFYLGESYRKEKNAVKATLAYEALLQHYPESQWAGEAKVQLAQIEKERHDPLALLLMRDRRPTAQPSSNGADSAVAKLKDLNLVAKKEVVYEEPGAEKSLFRRVVDKINPFSSSGTDKPASKQPETGIEMLTAKKAAEKEASPGWFAWLNPFSGRSAPGESAVSSKSDVVGQIDRSLKAAGTDPVSETAALEAPAANLPPVDAPESVKVEPTKLLSNIDRRLEEAGKNPAVLPPPPEIAEALKNPAVAQAAIAKTTAKAQPSESPVTSGLLANIDEKLKSRGLDPDKAAGASPDVGTGPREVPVPKKIELEPKLNIEKGPLFLNPAEISVPEKAASGDGEKKDPQAETAPAAPAGREIPRFVVRGPSQPRETDTNPAKGARTSLPASDDEPKSALEQFRSDMETIGKALNPFAW; this is translated from the coding sequence TCGCGGCAGGTTGCTCGTCGATTTCCCTTCCGTCGGTGCCGTGGTCCAAGTCACCCCCTCCGCCGGACCCGACAGCGGAGGCTCTCTTTCAGGAGGGCAACCGCTACTACAACGAAAAGCGCTACGTGCGAGCCCTGGATGCCTGGCAAAAGCTCAAAAGCGAGCACCCCTTCAGCCCGCTCCTCACCGAGACCGAGCTCAAGATCGCCGACGCCTACTATCTCAACAAGCAGTACCCCGAAGCGACCGCCGCGTTCAAGGAATTCCAGAGCATGCACCCCTTGAACGAAAATATCCCTTTCGTGCTTTACCGGCTCGGACAGATTCATTTCGACCAGTTTACCTCGACTGACCGGGACCAGAAGAATACCGAGATCGCGAAAACTTACTTCGAGAAGGTCATCGCGGATCACCCGAGATCGCCGTACGCCGCCGAAGCAAAGCTCAAGCTCGCCAAAGCCGTCGAGTACCTGGCCGAGCACCAGTTCAACGTGGCGTTTTTTTACTTTCAACAGGAAAAATACCCGGCTGCCGTGGACCGCTTCGAGGAAATTGTACGCAAATACCCCAATACGCCGACCGCGGTGAAAAGCCTGTTTTATCTCGGCGAAAGCTACCGCAAGGAGAAGAACGCGGTCAAAGCCACGCTCGCTTACGAGGCGTTGCTGCAGCACTATCCTGAAAGTCAGTGGGCAGGTGAAGCGAAGGTCCAGCTGGCGCAGATCGAGAAAGAAAGACACGACCCGCTCGCGCTTTTGTTGATGCGCGACCGTCGCCCGACCGCTCAGCCCTCGAGCAACGGCGCCGACTCGGCCGTCGCCAAGCTCAAGGATCTGAACCTCGTCGCCAAGAAAGAGGTCGTTTACGAGGAGCCCGGTGCGGAAAAAAGCCTCTTCCGCCGAGTCGTCGACAAGATCAACCCGTTTTCCTCTTCGGGAACCGACAAACCGGCAAGCAAGCAACCGGAGACCGGTATCGAGATGTTGACGGCCAAGAAAGCTGCGGAAAAGGAGGCATCTCCGGGCTGGTTCGCATGGCTGAACCCCTTCTCCGGCCGCAGCGCGCCCGGGGAAAGCGCGGTGAGCTCGAAAAGCGACGTGGTCGGGCAGATCGACCGATCCCTGAAAGCGGCGGGCACTGACCCGGTATCGGAAACCGCGGCGCTCGAGGCCCCGGCCGCGAATCTGCCCCCGGTCGATGCCCCTGAGTCAGTGAAAGTGGAGCCGACGAAGCTGTTGAGTAACATCGACCGGCGCCTGGAAGAAGCCGGCAAGAACCCGGCGGTGTTACCGCCGCCCCCTGAGATTGCGGAAGCCCTCAAAAACCCGGCCGTGGCTCAGGCCGCCATCGCAAAGACGACGGCAAAGGCCCAGCCTTCGGAAAGTCCCGTCACCAGCGGCCTCCTTGCCAATATCGACGAGAAGCTCAAGTCGCGCGGACTGGATCCCGACAAGGCGGCGGGTGCTTCCCCGGACGTGGGCACAGGCCCGCGGGAAGTGCCCGTACCTAAAAAAATCGAGCTCGAGCCCAAGCTCAATATCGAAAAAGGACCGCTTTTCCTGAACCCGGCGGAGATTTCCGTTCCGGAAAAGGCCGCCTCGGGGGACGGAGAGAAAAAGGACCCTCAGGCTGAGACCGCGCCGGCGGCGCCGGCAGGGCGGGAAATACCCCGCTTCGTCGTGCGCGGGCCTTCGCAACCCCGGGAGACGGACACAAACCCGGCCAAAGGCGCGAGAACGTCCCTGCCCGCCAGCGACGATGAGCCCAAATCGGCTCTGGAGCAGTTCCGCTCCGACATGGAAACCATCGGTAAGGCCCTCAATCCGTTTGCCTGGTAG